CCAGCTGTGTTTATTGGTTTACTCAACCAGCTGTTCTTTAATTTTAGGACGGCGGGATTTTTGTTGCCCAGACATGATTGTCCGGGATTTCCCGATTTGTCCCGATTTATTCCGATTGGTATTGCAAAAAACCGATGTTTTCTGCTAAAATTAAAGCTGAAAACAAATTAACCTGCGGCCGTATTTCCGCGGCTTTAGATATCCCAAAACAGCAGGATATTTTAAAAATGGAAAACTACCTGATCATAGCATTGTTGGGGGGCATTGCCGCCCTGGCCTTTGCCTATTTCAAGGCCGCCTGGGCCAGCCGTCAGGATCCGGGGGACGCCGGGATGAACGCCATCGCCAACCACATCCGGGACGGGGCCATGGCCTTCCTGAAACGGGAATACAAGGTGCTGGTCCTTTTTGTGATAGTGGTGGCGGGCCTGCTGGGATGGATGAATGCCCGCCAGGAAGGGTCAAGCGCATTGGTGGCGTTTTCCTTTGCCTTCGGCGCTTTCTGCAGCGGCCTGTCCGGCTATTTCGGGATGAAGGTGGCCACCAAGGCCAACGTCCGGACCACCCAGGCCGCCAAGACCGGACTGCCGAAAGCCTTGGGAATAGCCTTTTCCGGCGGCACCGTGATGGGAATGTCGGTGGTGGGGCTGGGTCTGGCCGGGCTGGCCCTGCTGTTCCTGCTGTATACCAAAGTATTGAATTTTGGAACCGGGGATGAATTCCAGCTCTCCCGCCTGCTGTCGGTGATCTCCGGGTTCTCGCTGGGCGCATCCTCCATCGCCCTGTTCGCCCGGGTGGGCGGGGGCATCTATACCAAGGCCGCCGACGTAGGAGCCGACCTGGTGGGCAAGGTCGAAGCCGGGATCCCCGAGGACGATCCCCGCAACCCGGCGGTAATCGCCGACAACGTTGGCGACAACGTGGGCGACGTGGCTGGGATGGGGGCCGATCTTTTTGAGTCATACGTGGGGGCCATCGTGGGAGCCATGGTGCTGGGCGTGTTCTACGGCGTCAATCTGATTATGCTGCCTTTGGTGCTGGCTGCCCTGGGGATCATCGTTTCCATCCTGGGGACCTTCGCGGTCCGGATGAAGAACGACGGCGATGCCCAGAAAGCCCTGAACCTGGGAACTTTTGGAGCCGGGGGGCTGGCCATCCTTCTAATGTACCCGGTGACCAAATGGCTGGTGCCCCAAGCCATTGGTTTCAGCAGCAATCCCACCGGAACGCTGACCACACTTACCACCGGCGGGATATTCGGGGCGGTAGTGGTGGGCCTGCTGGCCGGCATCGTCATCGGCCTGCTGACCGAATACTATACCTCGGAATCGCGTTACCCGGCCCGCAGCGTGGCCAAGCAGGCCCTGACCGGTCCGGCCACCGCCATCATCGGTGGGCTGTCGCTGGGAATGATGTCCACCGCCCTGCCGATGACCTGTCTGGCCCTGGCCATCGTGGCGGCCTACCGGTTTGCCGGATTATACGGGATCGCCATCGCCGCTCTGGGAATGCTTTCCACCACCGGGATTCAGTTGGCGGTGGATGCCTACGGGCCGATCGCCGACAACGCCGGCGGCATAGCCCAGATGAGCCGCCAGGGGCCTGAGGTCCGGGAGCGCACCGATAAATTAGACGCGGTGGGCAACACCACCGCCGCCATCGGCAAGGGATTTGCCATCGGCTCGGCGGCCCTGACGGCCCTGGCCCTGTTTTCGGCCTTCCAGGCCGCGGCCGGAATCAAAAGCATCGATATCTCCCGGCCCGAGGTCATCGCCGGCCTTTTTATGGGCGCAATGCTGCCCTTTCTGTTCAGTTCCATGGCGCTGAAGGCCGTAGGCGCGGCCGCTTTTGACATGGTGGCCGAGGTCCGCCGCCAGTTCAAGGAGATTCCCGGGCTGCTGGAAGGCAAAGAGGGGGCGGTGGCCGATTACGCCAAGTGCGTGGATATCTCCACCGCGGCGGCCATCAAAAAAATGGTATTGCCCGGACTGCTGGCGGTGGTCTCGCCGGTGATCTTCGGAATCTGGAACATCGAGGCCCTGGGCGGACTGCTGGCCGGGGTCACTGTCAGCGGGGTGCTGCTGGCCATATTCATGTCCAACTCCGGCGGGGCCTGGGACAACGCCAAAAAACACATCGAAGGCGGGGCCCACGGCGGCAAGGGATCCAGCGCCCATATGGCTGCGGTGACGGGCGACACGGTGGGCGATCCCTTCAAGGACACGGCCGGCCCGTCGTTGAACATTTTGATTAAGCTGATGAGCGTGGTGGCACTGGTGATAGC
This genomic interval from candidate division TA06 bacterium contains the following:
- a CDS encoding sodium-translocating pyrophosphatase, with protein sequence MENYLIIALLGGIAALAFAYFKAAWASRQDPGDAGMNAIANHIRDGAMAFLKREYKVLVLFVIVVAGLLGWMNARQEGSSALVAFSFAFGAFCSGLSGYFGMKVATKANVRTTQAAKTGLPKALGIAFSGGTVMGMSVVGLGLAGLALLFLLYTKVLNFGTGDEFQLSRLLSVISGFSLGASSIALFARVGGGIYTKAADVGADLVGKVEAGIPEDDPRNPAVIADNVGDNVGDVAGMGADLFESYVGAIVGAMVLGVFYGVNLIMLPLVLAALGIIVSILGTFAVRMKNDGDAQKALNLGTFGAGGLAILLMYPVTKWLVPQAIGFSSNPTGTLTTLTTGGIFGAVVVGLLAGIVIGLLTEYYTSESRYPARSVAKQALTGPATAIIGGLSLGMMSTALPMTCLALAIVAAYRFAGLYGIAIAALGMLSTTGIQLAVDAYGPIADNAGGIAQMSRQGPEVRERTDKLDAVGNTTAAIGKGFAIGSAALTALALFSAFQAAAGIKSIDISRPEVIAGLFMGAMLPFLFSSMALKAVGAAAFDMVAEVRRQFKEIPGLLEGKEGAVADYAKCVDISTAAAIKKMVLPGLLAVVSPVIFGIWNIEALGGLLAGVTVSGVLLAIFMSNSGGAWDNAKKHIEGGAHGGKGSSAHMAAVTGDTVGDPFKDTAGPSLNILIKLMSVVALVIAPFLKSLGK